One stretch of Cydia fagiglandana chromosome 18, ilCydFagi1.1, whole genome shotgun sequence DNA includes these proteins:
- the LOC134673408 gene encoding dynein axonemal assembly factor 10 has translation MESLDTPQIITHIEHNINHSIFDCKWIPCSAKFVVIGCIPKGHGTIEIFEITAGEVKKIKEIERPNSFKCGTFGATSDVERRLATGDFKGTLEIWDLEKSCQVYITKEHTDIINSIDGMGGNTVGCGAPEIVTGSRDGTVKVWDPRQRGKPVANMQPVKGEGKRDCWSVCFGNSFNDSERIVVAGYDNGDLKMFDLRTMSLRWECNLKNGVCYAEFDRKDIPMNKLVATTLEGKFHVFDVRTQNPTKGFAQVLENSVKSGTIWVARHLPQNRDLFVTCSGNGQATLWKYEYPEQRFRMDQQGVSVGVPGTLKRLQRMVISTQPINSLDWNRDHLGLAVATAYDQYVRVIVTTKLNIQ, from the exons ATGGAAAGTCTGGATACTCCTCAGATCATAACACACATTGAGCACAATATCAATCACTCCATATTTGATTGCAAATGGATTCCGTGCTCTGCAAAGTTTGTTGTTATTGGTTGCATACCCAAAGGGCACGGAACTATTGAAATCTTTGAGATAACTGCAGGTGAAGTGAAGAAAATAAAGGAGATTGAAAGGCCGAATTCTTTTAAATGTGGAACGTTCGGTGCGACCAGCGATGTAGAGAGAAGATTGGCTACAGGCGATTTTAAGGGTACTTTAGAAATATG GGATTTGGAAAAAAGCTGCCAAGTGTACATAACAAAAGAACACACAGACATAATAAACTCAATAGATGGCATGGGTGGCAACACAGTTGGCTGTGGGGCGCCAGAAATTGTCACTGGCAGCAGAGATG GCACAGTAAAAGTATGGGATCCAAGGCAGCGGGGCAAGCCCGTGGCAAACATGCAGCCGGTGAAGGGCGAGGGCAAGCGGGACTGCTGGTCCGTCTGCTTCGGGAACTCATTCAACGACTCTGAGCGTATTGTTGTGGCCGGCTATGATAATGGAGACCTCAAGATGTTTGATTTGAGGACCATGTCATTGAGATGGGAATGTAACTTGAAGAATGGG GTATGCTACGCAGAGTTTGATCGCAAGGACATCCCCATGAATAAGCTAGTAGCGACCACGCTTGAGGGGAAATTCCACGTGTTTGACGTGCGCACTCAGAATCCTACCAAGGGATTTGCCCAG GTATTGGAAAATTCAGTGAAAAGCGGCACCATTTGGGTGGCGCGACATCTGCCACAGAACCGGGACTTATTCGTGACTTGCTCAGGAAACGGGCAAGCGACTCTATGGAAATA TGAATACCCAGAGCAGAGGTTCCGCATGGACCAGCAAGGCGTCTCCGTAGGGGTCCCCGGGACCCTGAAGCGACTGCAACGCATGGTCATAAGCACCCAGCCTATCAACTCACTGGACTGGAATCGCGACCACCTTGGCCTGGCCGTGGCTACGGCCTACGACCAGTATGTGAGGGTTATTGTGACGACTAAGCTCAATATACAataa